ACATTGGTACAtaagtgtaaaaaaaaatccaAGACAGGATGATATCATGATATGACTGGAAAGGTGTTGGACTATAACGCTATGTTCCCATGCATTGAATGGATTGCTTCAGACAAGAATGACTCACTGTGCAATCTCCACACTTTGGAGCTCAACCTTTCCTTTCAAATCCTCTTGCTCCTTCTTCAGCTGTTGGATCTTGATCAATGCTCGTTCATATTTCTCAGGaatagtggtcagagactgcagtGATTTGTCACAAGAAATAGCAAGTTATATACACCACAAGGAAACAGAGAAAGTGGAATAAAGAGTAGAAGATATATTGGAAAATATTTATGGTGTACAGTACATATAGCTGTCACATGTTTTGACACTATATTCACCAAATATTTTTCATGAATAGATGTCAGAGACTGCAGCCATTCATGGGAAGAAACATTTAGAAataagacaaggagagagagaccattgaAAAGCATTGATGGTATTCAGCTGTATAGTGTAGAGCCTGCAGCTGTcagattgtattttattttttactactaATGATAATTAGTTGTAGTAGTACTGGTAGTGcatatatataaaacatacatTCTAATTTCCATTCTGACACATGACTAGGGTCTAGAaattcagcctggtctcatagactagtcGTAACATAGttaatgtaaatccgggacactcaaattagtatgatatattacgacaagacagatggttacttaaggcaaaaaattAAAGTAGGGTTGTTGGTCGGGGTGGGAGTATAatgcgaacgtctagcaacccaaaggttgtgagtgCAAATCTCATCACAgataactttagcattttagctaattagaaacatttcaactacttactactttttagttaCTGtgcagctaacccttcccctaaccttaaccttttagCTAATCCGTCCCCTAAACTTAGCCCTTTaatctaactcctaaacttaaccctaaccttaaccccaacccctTGCcgggctaacattagccagctagctaacgttagccacctatcTATAATTGGTAaaatatcatacgttttgcaaatttgtaacatattgtacattttgcaaattcgtaacatattgcacGTTTTGCAAATTCTGAACAtttaatacgaattgtaattcataacacatCAAACAAAATGGGTGATGAacttccacaaattaatacataccatgcgaaacgtaacatatcatactaaaaggAGTGTTTCGGTAAcgtacagtataatacaaaatGATCTGAGATCAGCTTGAGAAAGGAGCTGCTGTTGGAACAAACAACTGTAAAACAAACCTTGAGGCGATCAATCTCTTGCTGTTGCTCCTTCAGGACACTTCTCAGAGTCTCATGTTGCTCTTTCAGTTGCTCTATCTCCATGACCAgctcttctttctccctctcactttACTCTACCTGTTCCTAGATTCAGAAACGCACATCATGTCATGTACATAACCTCACCTATGGATAATTTTAGCTAATATGTTCTTGTGAGGAACATCACCAATCCAAACAGAGAGTGCTGCCTTTTAAAGACAAGTAGTTCACGCATGGTCTTCAAAACACAATCTTTGGATTTTTGATATTGTGGATTGTATTGTTCCTGCGTTGTGATGACCAAGAGGTAGTTTTCCAGGCTGTAGTCTGTGTTTTGGGGTTTTAAAGCAGAGGGGGGTGCTGGCTCCTCTCACTTGGTCATTACTATCAGCATAGCAGAGCTGATAGAACTCTGCAGAATCCTCTGTATGCTATCAGGAATACAATATCATTGTCAGTGTAATTCCCAGCATAATATTGTTCACTTAAATATCAAAGGAAAATTGCATTTACATTATTTGTGTAAAAAATCAAGAAGTTAACATAGGCCTACTGGAACCATCAAGAAAGTGTAACCTAAACTGAGCACACTGATTAATATCAAAGTTCATGTTCGTTGAAAAGTTTGAGGATAAAATGCACACATGGTCTTACCACGAAAACCCACTTGTTTTCTGTCTAGATCCTGTCCTATCAGATCCAATGATGGTTCTACCCACACAAATGTGTCCTTTATGGTGCTCCAGCCCACCTGCACAATAATGCAGTTATTAAACAATCATGACTGACAACATAGGGAGGTATTCCAGACTATGGATATTTATTGTGGAATATAGGTTAAAACAATCAATTTCATAATGTCAGATGAAACAGATCACATATGAATATTCATGACAAAAGGTATATAATCTAATCTTGAATACCCAAGCCCAGTCTCTGGGGTTCGGTTTGATGGTTGCTGTCAGAGTGTAGCAGCAAGTCACTGGCAGCATTTTTAGTGTGTATGAGTGGGGAATTACCTGGGAAACATGTGCCTGCACTTTCGGTGCTTTCCATTGAGCACTGAAATGGGAAATATAGCTAAATGAAAACAAGCAGGCCAAGATGCCCATAAAAATGTAAAGTTTGAACTAAACAGCAGGTGCAACTCGCTTAAACCTTAATTGATGTTGTTAACTGAACCCTTAGGCTATATCTCTTCTCTAGCAGCACACATTGTCCATGGGTCGGTTGTTTAGAAGGCCAACAATTTTATATTACATAAAGATTTAATTAGCCTACACCATCATGGTTATACATTCTGATGTACTATGACCTAGGTCAGGGATCATAAAATAGATTCAGTCGCGGGCCGATTtttggtcagggggccggaacaagattacaaataatttgtatacTGAAAATTGacaacagatataatattttactaaaacattataatttcaaaccttgcctacttttgtatacgatcacatattgTAGCCTATATCTCTCTTTTATGCGGGGAAATACTTTGGAACAGTTTTACAAAATGTAAATCACTTAAGGTAaaaatgtcgttctgcccccgagCAAGGCAGTTAAAACACTgatccccgggcgccgaagacttGGAAGTCGATTTAAGGCAACCCCCCGCAtcgctctgattcagaggggttggattaaatgcgaaagacacatttcagttgaatgcattcatttgtacaactgactaggtattctcCTTTCCTAATACCTTATTCGAAATTGTTTTACTCTGTTTAGCCTACTCAAGCCATGAAGATATACTGCAGGTAACGTTACAAGGCCACAAATAAATACAAAGAGAGACAACGAATATGAAAGTAAACGCAATACTGTCATTATTACGATCAAATATGTTATACTGTTTAGCTCAAATAAATGATTTAAATTGTTGACCTTACATGAAGTTTGGACTGCCAGTTCAACTCAGAGCGGTGTCGCACTCGCAACTCAAACGTCAGATCGGAATAGGCTAGGCTACTTGGTTTGTTCAAAACATCccggaactcggaaatctccgacttaagtgcgttcaaaacaactggaaactagGAAAAAATgaactccgactgggaaaatagttttgaacggtcatccaactcggaatttgAAGTCGGAAACTCAAGCATCAACCGGTTTTGTCTATAAGGGACACAGCCTTTCTCAAAATGGTATTTTCATAGCAGGTTTGGGAGAACCtaagcagcaggttaggataattaacgtagcaggttatgatcattaggttaaggttaggaaaagggttagggttggctaaatgcaacaacaaaatgtTTTAAGTCAAATTGACCATAACTGTATCCCATCTAGTAATTACGGCATCATCCTAGAGCTCTGACTTCTCCgctctgaagatcactgacgtcacaGTCTGAGCTCGTTTTTTCAGAGATCCCAGGTGTCTTGAACAAACCATGCGAAAATCTCAATAAATTCTCCTCAACCTCTCTCCTCGGCTCCTTTTCAAAACTCATTTGATGAGGTCAGAGGGGCGGGACCTATGACTTTGGTTTaaagaaggaggcgaggagagaggacgcgagggggatgcaattgagattctctccCAATGTCACAGGCATGGGACACTTTTCACCGAACTTCGATACAAATtaattttcgtagcaggttaggacattattttagctaaccctaaccatttccctaaccttaacctccgtatcctaacctgctactgaAAAGTCACTTCGGAATCGAAGTGCAGTGAAGAGTCTCTCCCTCACCGGTATTGGTGGTGTTCCTGCCCGAATAGATCCACAGACGTTgcattgcatcaaccaatggtcaAATTGCTAAATCACATTATTTGGTTAGCTCAATGGTGTATATACAAATCACTGGGTTAGCTGATATGTTAAACACTTATCCCGCCTTTGTGAGATCTGGAATTAGTAGGGCAGGAACACCATCATTAATTTGAAGTGCGCACAAACCTAATCATAACCCGTACTGGCGAAATGTAGTTTCTCAAGGGGATGGCCACGACCAATCAAAAGTAAAGGCTACTTTCCCTTTTATCTTGCTGATTAACAGATTAGATATTATAAGGGGAAAAGGGAAACACACTCAGACAATGTGGGGAACTTTTACATATTTATTTGAGATGTATATCAAGAAGAAAACACTTCTTTTTAAAACATATGATCATTGATACACATGCATTATTGACATAAAGTAAATATGATTGATTATATTTCGAAAATATTTGATATGATAAGGTTATATGATTGATAGCATATAGATTGCCGTGCCAAATCATCAGCTTCTACTTCCTATGAGCTGTATCATGTGGGACCGTCTGATTCTAACCATCCTCTTCTGATGACCATGAGGTGATGCTGGATGCTCCCACTGAATGCAGAGTTCATCAGTTCCACTGCATAGTACTTATAACCATGGGTTTACCCTGGGGAAAGAATCAAATAGAAACGCCGCAATCAAAACCTGAAGTGGGGTAAGCATAGCATATGATCTAGAATCAAGTAGTCTTCAAGTCTTTTTTGAAAAAAGTATTACTTTACTGATTGTGTTATATGACTGTGGCTCAATATCATTTACTTTTTTAAGTTGGCGACATCCAGCAATGCCATCACTTTGATTCTCTTTGGATCGTAGACACAGTCCTCCTCTTGGTTGCTTGGTACCATGCCAACACCAGGTGGAACCCAGGCAGTGTCAAAACCATGAGTGTGCCAGTTGTATTGGTTGTCATGACCTTTTTTGTTGATGACTTTAACTCTGCCAACATTCACCTTTACTTTCAGAACCATCCTGTCTGAGTCAGAAGAACCAAGGGGGTATCTAATGACTTTTCTGATGTCTCGACTGAGGTAGACACCTGCACCAAGCATGCCAACTTTAGAGGGTGTGAAGCCATGTCTCTGTATTTCTACTGCAGCCTGTTTTGATGTTCCATGATACATCACGTAGACATGGCTGTCCTCAGGGGTGACTCCACTCTGAAGATGATCATACTGAGATCTGTAAGACAGGAACACCATTTGTGTTTATAGATATGTAAGAAATTATATTGTGTTCAGTAGGTTAATTATTTTTAAGGTacattatatctttacatttatTGAAAAAAAGTGTTGTATATGAAACTTTAACAGTCTTTTTCACACTTACAAGTTCTCTTCGGTAACCTTCATGACCTCAATGACTTTGATTCTCTTCGGGTCGTAGACACAGTTCTCCTGTTGGTTGCTTGGCACCATGCCAACATTAGGTGGAACCCAGGCAGTATCAAAGCCATGCACAGTGTGCCATGTCTTCTGCATGGGGTGGTTCTGCCTGTCTATGACCTTAACCCTGCCGACATCCACTCTGACTTTAAGTACTCTTTTCTCAGAGTCAGGAACACCAAGAGGGTATTTACAGGCTTTTCGGATGTCCCGACTAACATAAACACCTGCACCAAGCATTCTATCTGCACTTGATGGTTTGAAGCCTTCCCTTTTAATCAACTCTGCGCCCTGTTTTGAGCAGCCATGAAACATCACATATTCTCTGTGATCTTCAGGATGAGTCTTGCTGTCAAGCAAGTTGATGTAGTATGGGGAGTCAGGGTTAACATCCATAGTAACCAAACTGCtgttaaatacacctctgctgaaATGAGCTGTAATTTAAGTACATACATTGCAATTACAATTTGTAAGTTAACATAGTTGAATATTCCTAAGGCTGACTGTTACACTAAATTGTTATGGCTGAATAATATTTCAAAATATGCTGAATTATTACACTAGCATTATAACACGATCATGTAAAGACTTATTTATTAAGTAAACAGGGGTTGTTTGATAGCCAAGTGTCCAGTAATAAGTTAATGTGTCTCGAAAAACAGATGAGACCGTTCTTACCTGCTGTTGCCAGACAAATGCAGGAATACTCCGTATGCATAGGAAACTTAGCGCTTAGGTTTCAATTCCTGACTGCAGGCAAATCTTGCCTATTTAGGTTTTGTTTCCTGGTCTAGTCTTGCagtggcaacctgtcattcaggACAAGTGAGCaccacattttttgcaaaaaataaataaataattacaatcaaatatacactgctcaaagaaataaagggaacactaaaataacacatcctagatctgaatgaatgaaatattcttaaatacatttttctttacatagttgaatgtgctgacaacaaaatcacacaaaaattatcaatggaaatcaaatttatcaacccatggaggtctggatttggagtcacactcaaaattaaagtggaaaaccacactacaggctgatccaactttgatgtaatgtccttaaaacaagt
This genomic interval from Salvelinus alpinus chromosome 6, SLU_Salpinus.1, whole genome shotgun sequence contains the following:
- the LOC139579253 gene encoding uncharacterized protein, whose translation is MHTEYSCICLATAAHFSRGVFNSSLVTMDVNPDSPYYINLLDSKTHPEDHREYVMFHGCSKQGAELIKREGFKPSSADRMLGAGVYVSRDIRKACKYPLGVPDSEKRVLKVRVDVGRVKVIDRQNHPMQKTWHTVHGFDTAWVPPNVGMVPSNQQENCVYDPKRIKVIEVMKVTEENLSQYDHLQSGVTPEDSHVYVMYHGTSKQAAVEIQRHGFTPSKVGMLGAGVYLSRDIRKVIRYPLGSSDSDRMVLKVKVNVGRVKVINKKGHDNQYNWHTHGFDTAWVPPGVGMVPSNQEEDCVYDPKRIKVMALLDVANLKKVNPWL